Within Bacillus sp. FJAT-45350, the genomic segment ACTATACGACCTGTGGGATCTGTTACAAATTCACCTGTTTCAAAGTCACGCCTTGGAACTTGTAATGATATATCATATATAGCTTCTTGGGATTCTAAAGCTTCATTCAATTCATCAGGTAACTCGAAAGCTGGATATAACATTAATTAAAACCTCCTATCACCATGTAGGAACCGCTGGGTGTGGGGATGCAAAATACTCTTTTCCCGGAAGTAATGAATACATGTTCAAGTACTTGGTATTCATGCTTAGGGATAGGCTCTGGAAAGCTGTCTAATAATAGAGAACCACTAGTTGTAATAGTGCCAAACTCGCTAATTAACTTTTGCTGGGATTGCTCTGTTCGTTCATTTATTTCACGTGCAAATAAGCTACCTATTTTGTTTGTCCATTCTCCCATCATTTCGCCACCTTTAACTGAACAGTCATTTGCAAGGTCCCAATATCCCTAGATACGCTAGAAACCATAAATTTCCCAAGTAATGTACCCACTTCAACTTCAATAACATCACCTTTTCTTAAAAAGGGAATGTCCGGACCGTAAATCGACCTTGTTATGTTTGGTTGTCCATTTTCCTGCAATATCTCAGCTGCTTTTTCTTGTGCTTCTTTTCTACCCTCTACACCAAACACAACATCTTGAATAACACCAAAGTTAATACGTCCGTCTTGTTCATAGACAATTTGTGAAGGGGTATTTTCTTTGGATGTACCATAGACCTTTACACGAGTAATAATATTTTCTATATTGTGTTCATCTTCGCTCTTTTCCGCATAATATCTATCTAGCTTATAAACAATAGTGTTACTACCCTCTCTAACTATGTTAAGTTGCCCTTTTTCATCTCGAACAAAAAAACGTGGAGAACCACGCTTTTTAGCTTCCTTTATTCGTTCGGAAAAAATTTTTCCTATTTTATCACCCTTATAAATTTTAAATTCTAATGCACGGTGGGGACCATCTATTCTACCAATGGGTATTCCCCACTTCCTTGCTAATTTACTAATTGTCTCAGCAACGGTTTCGCTACTAGAAATCTGTACTTGGTCCTTTGATTGTTGGAGAGGAAATAAAGCATCATAGCATATCGCAGTAAAAGACGATCCTTCTTCTGTTGTAAAACCATATCTATATATAGAGCCTCGCCATACTTCTTGCCAACTACCTCCAGTAGTCGCTTCTACAATCATTCTATGTGCTAAATAACATAACTGATTTAAGTACTTGTCCCCTACCAGGATATTCTTAACGGTTAGTATCAAACGAGCAGATAACTCATCCTCCATATCCTCATATTTTGCTTCAAGAATTACATCAGTAATGTTAAGTCTTCTACCATCAGGAGGGATTAATATAAACCGGTACTTTGTATGTTCGACTCTAAAGGACATCTAATCCACCCCCTACGGTATTTTAAGCACTTGTCCTGGAAAGATTCTGTCAGGGTTATCTATTTTATCTCTATTAGCTTGAAATATATCTCTGTACTTACTACCATCTTTATAATAATCTTGTGCAATTCTCCAAAGAGTGTCTCCACTTTTTACAGTATGAGTTCTCGGCTTACTATTTTGTGTAGGAGATGCTGCTGTAGATACTTTTCCGTCTGATCCTATGGATGTAATAACTAGTTGCCGATACTCACCTAAAGCTAATGTGTACCTATAATCGCCA encodes:
- a CDS encoding XkdQ/YqbQ family protein, whose protein sequence is MSFRVEHTKYRFILIPPDGRRLNITDVILEAKYEDMEDELSARLILTVKNILVGDKYLNQLCYLAHRMIVEATTGGSWQEVWRGSIYRYGFTTEEGSSFTAICYDALFPLQQSKDQVQISSSETVAETISKLARKWGIPIGRIDGPHRALEFKIYKGDKIGKIFSERIKEAKKRGSPRFFVRDEKGQLNIVREGSNTIVYKLDRYYAEKSEDEHNIENIITRVKVYGTSKENTPSQIVYEQDGRINFGVIQDVVFGVEGRKEAQEKAAEILQENGQPNITRSIYGPDIPFLRKGDVIEVEVGTLLGKFMVSSVSRDIGTLQMTVQLKVAK